The Nocardioides panzhihuensis genome has a segment encoding these proteins:
- a CDS encoding HNH endonuclease: MTTKTNPRRSNGHRRNKVRARVLREETECWLCGQSVDTTLPPGLPTSPEVDEVVPVSRGGDPYDRANCRLAHRLCNQRRGNGTRGHRAPAVEVIATSRTW, from the coding sequence ATGACGACCAAGACGAACCCGCGCCGCAGCAACGGCCACCGCAGAAACAAGGTGCGGGCCCGAGTCCTCCGAGAGGAGACCGAGTGCTGGCTATGCGGTCAGTCGGTCGACACCACACTTCCACCAGGGCTCCCCACCTCGCCCGAGGTGGACGAGGTCGTACCGGTCAGCCGCGGTGGAGACCCATACGACCGGGCCAACTGTCGGCTGGCTCACCGGCTGTGCAACCAGCGTCGAGGCAACGGCACCCGAGGTCACCGGGCCCCGGCCGTCGAGGTGATCGCGACGAGCCGGACATGGTGA
- a CDS encoding HNH endonuclease, with translation MNETVDELLAGPPAGASEKELVDWISRLEEIKCTAEAVQAEAAVRLEEATRARQAEAGIPARKLGEGVTSQVALARRVSPAKGAILLGLAKILVAEMPHTFALMKAGLFSQWQATILARETACLSMEDRRVIDYQLCAPSPDGEPPAVVTMGLRQLENAAKKLAITLDQESVVNRAANAEKDRRVSVRPAPDTMTWLGALLPVKDGVAVYAALDQAAKAAQAAGDERTRGQVMADTLVDRVTGRDGVDAKPRIEVKIVMTADALAADSDQPAMVESYGPVPAAWARESLADAEVFVRRLFTDPAGQLVAMESRSRKAPEGLAEFIAARDGGICRTNGCDAPIRNVDHVERHADGGTTNAENLIPGLPSETLAA, from the coding sequence ATGAACGAGACCGTCGACGAGCTTCTCGCCGGGCCGCCTGCGGGTGCGTCCGAGAAGGAGCTGGTCGACTGGATCAGTCGGCTCGAAGAGATCAAGTGCACCGCTGAGGCTGTTCAGGCAGAAGCAGCCGTACGCCTCGAGGAAGCCACCCGCGCCCGGCAGGCCGAGGCCGGGATCCCTGCCCGCAAGCTCGGCGAAGGCGTCACCTCCCAAGTCGCGTTGGCGCGGCGGGTTTCACCCGCCAAAGGCGCCATACTGCTCGGGCTGGCGAAGATCCTGGTTGCGGAGATGCCCCACACCTTCGCTCTGATGAAGGCGGGCCTGTTCTCGCAGTGGCAAGCCACCATCCTCGCCCGCGAGACCGCCTGCCTCTCGATGGAGGACCGGCGGGTCATCGACTACCAGCTCTGCGCGCCCAGCCCCGACGGCGAACCGCCTGCTGTGGTGACGATGGGACTGCGACAGCTCGAGAACGCCGCCAAGAAGCTCGCCATCACCCTCGACCAGGAATCCGTCGTCAACCGAGCCGCGAACGCAGAGAAAGACCGCCGAGTCAGCGTGCGACCGGCACCGGACACGATGACCTGGCTGGGTGCGCTGCTCCCGGTCAAGGACGGCGTTGCCGTCTACGCCGCACTCGATCAGGCAGCCAAGGCTGCCCAAGCTGCTGGGGATGAACGGACCCGCGGACAGGTCATGGCCGACACCCTGGTAGACCGTGTCACCGGACGTGACGGCGTCGATGCGAAGCCTCGGATCGAGGTCAAGATCGTGATGACCGCCGACGCGTTGGCTGCTGACAGCGACCAGCCGGCCATGGTGGAGAGCTACGGACCTGTCCCTGCTGCTTGGGCGCGTGAGTCGCTCGCCGATGCCGAGGTCTTCGTCCGTCGCTTGTTCACCGACCCGGCCGGGCAGCTGGTCGCGATGGAGTCCCGCTCCCGCAAAGCGCCTGAAGGGCTGGCCGAGTTCATCGCCGCCCGCGACGGCGGGATCTGTCGCACCAACGGCTGTGACGCCCCGATCCGCAACGTCGACCACGTCGAACGCCACGCAGACGGCGGCACCACCAACGCCGAGAACCTAATACCCGGGTTACCTAGCGAGACGCTGGCGGCCTAA
- a CDS encoding YciI family protein, with amino-acid sequence MKYLLLGYTPADAWDAADTASEEALAAFAEYQRFEEELVANGELISTEGLGHPAVSVTVRPGTSGPVATDGPFAELKEVLASFAVIDVASQERAIDIVSRMVAALGEPIEIRPVMGDDFAQV; translated from the coding sequence ATGAAATACCTGCTGCTGGGATACACCCCCGCCGATGCGTGGGACGCGGCCGACACGGCCTCCGAGGAGGCCCTCGCTGCGTTCGCGGAGTATCAGAGGTTCGAGGAGGAGCTGGTCGCCAACGGCGAGCTGATCAGCACCGAAGGGCTGGGGCATCCGGCGGTCTCGGTCACGGTGCGGCCTGGGACGAGCGGTCCGGTCGCCACCGACGGCCCGTTCGCCGAGCTGAAGGAGGTGCTGGCGAGCTTCGCGGTCATCGACGTGGCCAGCCAGGAGCGCGCGATCGACATCGTGTCGCGGATGGTCGCCGCCCTCGGGGAGCCGATCGAGATCCGGCCGGTGATGGGAGACGACTTCGCTCAGGTGTGA
- the lepA gene encoding translation elongation factor 4 → MPTNSAPKPGSTAPAIIRNFCIIAHIDHGKSTLADRMLQLTGVVGEREAKAQYLDRMDIERERGITIKSQAVRMPWTVAEGNEAGAEPGTYILNMIDTPGHVDFTYEVSRSLEACEAAILLVDAAQGIEAQTLANLYLAMGADLQIIPVLNKIDLPSANVEKYAEELANLVGCDVSDVLLTSAKTGLGVENLLNEIVKQVPAPVGDPDAPARALIFDSVYDTYRGVVTYVRVFDGKLTHRDKIKMMSTGAVHEMLELGVISPEPVKADHIGVGETGYLITGVKDVRQSRVGDTVTGNNRPAKEMLSGYSHPNPMVFAGLYPIDGDQYPVLREALDKLQLNDAALTYEPETSGALGFGFRVGFLGLLHMEITRDRLEREFNLDLISTAPNVVYEVIMEDGSEHIVTNPSEFPEGKIREVREPVVKATILSPSDYIGTIMELCQKKRGTLGGMDYLSADRVEMRYVLPMGEIAFDFFDQLKSSTKGYASLNYEFTGDQASDLVKVDILLQGEPVDAFSAIVHREAAYAYGVMMVGKLRELIPRQQFEVPIQAAIGARVIARETIRAIRKDVLAKCYGGDISRKRKLLEKQKEGKKRMKMVGRVEVPQEAFVAALSTTQPSTEKSAGKK, encoded by the coding sequence GTGCCCACGAACTCCGCGCCGAAGCCTGGGTCCACCGCCCCGGCCATCATCCGCAACTTCTGCATCATCGCCCACATCGACCACGGCAAGTCGACACTGGCCGACCGGATGCTGCAGTTGACGGGTGTCGTCGGCGAGCGTGAGGCCAAGGCGCAGTACCTCGACCGCATGGACATCGAGCGCGAGCGCGGCATCACGATCAAGTCGCAGGCTGTCCGCATGCCGTGGACGGTGGCGGAGGGCAACGAGGCCGGCGCCGAGCCGGGCACGTACATCCTCAACATGATCGACACCCCCGGTCACGTCGACTTCACCTACGAGGTCTCCCGGTCGCTCGAGGCGTGTGAGGCCGCGATCCTGCTGGTCGACGCCGCGCAGGGCATCGAGGCGCAGACGCTGGCGAATCTCTACCTCGCCATGGGCGCGGACCTGCAGATCATCCCGGTGCTCAACAAGATCGACCTGCCGTCGGCCAACGTCGAGAAGTACGCCGAGGAGCTGGCCAACCTCGTCGGCTGCGACGTCTCGGACGTCCTGCTCACCTCCGCCAAGACCGGTCTCGGCGTCGAGAATCTCCTCAACGAGATCGTGAAGCAGGTGCCCGCGCCCGTCGGCGACCCGGATGCGCCCGCGCGGGCACTGATCTTCGACTCGGTCTACGACACCTACCGCGGCGTGGTCACCTACGTCCGGGTCTTCGACGGCAAGCTGACCCACCGCGACAAGATCAAGATGATGTCGACCGGCGCGGTGCACGAGATGCTCGAGCTGGGTGTGATCAGCCCGGAGCCGGTCAAGGCCGACCACATCGGTGTCGGCGAGACCGGCTACCTGATCACCGGCGTGAAGGACGTCCGCCAGTCGCGCGTGGGTGACACCGTCACCGGCAACAACCGCCCGGCCAAGGAGATGCTCAGCGGGTACTCGCACCCCAACCCGATGGTCTTCGCCGGGCTCTACCCGATCGACGGCGACCAGTACCCGGTGCTGCGCGAGGCGCTCGACAAGCTGCAGCTCAACGACGCGGCCCTGACCTACGAGCCGGAGACCTCGGGCGCGCTCGGCTTCGGCTTCCGCGTCGGGTTCCTCGGCCTGCTGCACATGGAGATCACCCGCGACCGTCTCGAGCGCGAGTTCAACCTCGACCTCATCTCGACGGCCCCCAACGTGGTCTACGAGGTGATCATGGAGGACGGCTCCGAGCACATCGTCACCAACCCGTCGGAGTTCCCCGAGGGCAAGATCCGCGAGGTGCGCGAGCCGGTCGTCAAGGCCACGATCCTCTCGCCGTCCGACTACATCGGCACGATCATGGAGCTGTGCCAGAAGAAGCGCGGCACCCTCGGCGGCATGGACTATCTCTCCGCGGACCGCGTCGAGATGCGCTACGTCCTGCCCATGGGCGAGATCGCCTTCGACTTCTTCGACCAGCTCAAGTCCTCGACCAAGGGGTACGCCTCGCTGAACTACGAGTTCACCGGCGACCAGGCCTCCGACCTGGTCAAGGTCGACATCCTGCTCCAGGGCGAGCCCGTCGACGCGTTCTCGGCGATCGTGCATCGCGAGGCCGCGTACGCCTATGGGGTCATGATGGTCGGCAAGCTGCGCGAGCTGATCCCCAGGCAGCAGTTCGAGGTGCCGATCCAGGCTGCGATCGGCGCCCGGGTGATCGCCCGCGAGACCATCCGAGCCATCCGCAAGGACGTTCTCGCCAAGTGCTACGGCGGTGACATCTCGCGTAAGCGCAAGCTGCTCGAGAAGCAGAAGGAGGGCAAGAAGCGGATGAAGATGGTCGGCCGCGTCGAGGTTCCCCAGGAAGCCTTCGTCGCCGCCCTCTCCACCACCCAGCCCTCCACCGAGAAGTCCGCCGGGAAGAAGTGA
- a CDS encoding GNAT family N-acetyltransferase: protein MVEIRPVSGEAEWETVAWLWQDFRHDLAPIVNGFPLADGRYRHEWLDEYPADDRCGYLAWAPHPNTGEPAPVGFALVRGLGFVERVMQAFFVVPAARRGGLGQTLALDVIARHAGPWAIPFQHDNTRAMAFWRRVAERAWGERWAETFEAVAGRDDVPPDHWIRSL, encoded by the coding sequence GTGGTCGAGATCCGGCCGGTCTCCGGCGAGGCCGAATGGGAGACCGTCGCCTGGTTGTGGCAGGACTTCCGTCATGACCTCGCGCCCATCGTCAATGGCTTCCCGCTCGCGGACGGCCGCTACCGGCACGAATGGCTCGACGAGTATCCGGCCGACGACCGCTGCGGCTATCTCGCCTGGGCGCCCCACCCGAACACCGGGGAGCCCGCGCCAGTGGGTTTCGCGCTCGTTCGGGGCCTGGGGTTCGTGGAGCGCGTCATGCAGGCGTTCTTCGTCGTCCCGGCCGCGCGTCGTGGTGGGTTGGGGCAGACTCTCGCGCTTGACGTGATCGCTCGGCACGCTGGGCCTTGGGCCATTCCGTTCCAGCATGACAACACCAGGGCCATGGCTTTCTGGCGTCGGGTTGCTGAGCGGGCTTGGGGTGAACGATGGGCGGAGACTTTCGAGGCTGTTGCTGGGCGGGATGATGTGCCTCCGGATCATTGGATCCGGAGTCTCTGA
- a CDS encoding phage major capsid protein: MATETTTTSAKAWAPDAYFAASDAVPDALINSTSTIAGDVDGDAPVVRVAYVDDAEAQITPEGDPIPEADPDLAEVLVATIKVTQLLRLSAEQWNQDRAAGMLSESVARAVTKRANLAYLQQPAPVAPAVGPTGLLNLPGVIDGGEVAGDLDALVDLDATLAGNDGTPSHVLASPTAWASLRKLKRATGSAESLLGVGAEDAVPFLIDKPVIVTNALPADTGMILDRTAVMSAIGQVVVATSEHVYFAADSIGVRCTWRSGWNVVHPERIGKFTVGLPA, translated from the coding sequence GTGGCCACCGAAACCACCACCACCTCTGCCAAGGCCTGGGCACCCGACGCCTACTTCGCCGCCTCCGACGCCGTCCCCGACGCCCTGATCAACTCCACCTCCACCATCGCCGGTGATGTCGACGGCGACGCCCCGGTCGTGCGGGTCGCCTACGTCGATGACGCCGAGGCCCAGATCACCCCCGAGGGCGACCCGATCCCCGAGGCCGACCCCGACCTCGCCGAAGTCCTCGTCGCCACGATCAAGGTCACCCAGCTTCTCCGGCTCTCGGCCGAGCAGTGGAACCAGGACCGGGCCGCCGGGATGCTCTCGGAGTCCGTAGCCCGAGCCGTCACCAAGCGGGCCAACCTCGCCTACCTCCAGCAGCCCGCACCGGTCGCACCGGCCGTGGGTCCCACCGGCCTGCTCAACCTCCCCGGAGTCATCGACGGGGGCGAGGTCGCCGGAGACCTCGACGCGCTCGTCGACCTCGACGCCACCCTCGCCGGAAACGACGGGACCCCGTCCCACGTCCTGGCCTCCCCGACCGCGTGGGCCTCGCTGAGGAAGCTCAAGCGGGCCACCGGCTCCGCCGAAAGCCTCCTCGGCGTCGGAGCCGAGGACGCCGTCCCCTTCCTGATCGACAAGCCGGTGATCGTCACGAACGCGCTCCCGGCCGACACCGGGATGATCCTCGACCGGACCGCTGTCATGTCGGCTATCGGTCAGGTCGTCGTCGCGACCAGTGAGCACGTCTACTTCGCCGCCGACTCCATCGGGGTCCGGTGCACCTGGCGCTCCGGCTGGAACGTCGTGCACCCCGAGCGCATCGGGAAGTTCACCGTCGGCCTCCCGGCCTAA